A stretch of Plectropomus leopardus isolate mb chromosome 24, YSFRI_Pleo_2.0, whole genome shotgun sequence DNA encodes these proteins:
- the LOC121962861 gene encoding uncharacterized protein LOC121962861 — protein MAAMCQPRRALVEIPAPQPKIAARMRRSYQEILSARLAPFPLPRGRNTTANPKRVHSLDLSIRGVWRGRIEEQCDKMDEQHTPLSKQRLVQLIRSLILVEQSQDPRILASDLKYLQEDLQLKKANIYRSIPYSRLASNRDAHCYRKAYPHLVAFKVSCQEWGQVLLRNKEWDAVLEHTLMAWRYTSELPQWDTASHNALKEQCYSILAAHSLTALQHLHPGPDRGRELLRRLKMARVHSQSILPCVQELQRIMGCADDTSTDTK, from the exons ATGGCAGCTATGTGCCAGCCACGACGCGCCTTGGTGGAAATACCTGCTCCACAGCCCAAAATTGCAG CTCGGATGAGGAGGTCCTATCAAGAAATACTAAGTGCTCGTTTGGCCCCATTTCCACTTCCAAGAGGGAGAAACACAACTGCAAATCCAAAGCGGGTACACTCAT tggacttgTCCATTCGTGGAGTGTGGAGGGGAAGGATAGAGGAGCAATGTGACAAGATGGACGAGCAGCATACCCCTCTGTCCAAACAGCGGCTTGTACAGCTCATCAGGTCCCTCATCTTAGTTGAGCAG AGCCAAGATCCCAGGATCCTAGCATCGGACCTGAAGTATCTCCAGGAAGACCTGCAACtcaagaaagcaaatatttaCAGGTCCATACCTTACTCACGGCTTGCCTCCAACAGGGACGCTCACTGCTACAGAAAGGCATATCCTCACCTGGTGGCATTCAAA GTTTCGTGTCAGGAGTGGGGCCAAGTTCTTCTGAGGAACAAAGAGTGGGACGCTGTGTTGGAGCACACATTGATGGCATGGCGCTACACCAGCGAGTTGCCACAGTGGGATACAGCAAGCCATAACGCTCTCAAAGAACAGTGTTACAGCATTTTGGCAGCTCACAGCCTCACTGCTCTGCAGCACCTACACCCTGGACCCGACAGAGGACGCGAGCTGCTCAGGAG GTTGAAGATGGCTCGGGTGCACAGCCAGTCCATTTTGCCTTGTGTTCAGGAGTTGCAGAGGATTATGGGATGTGCTGATGACACCTCCACGgacacaaaataa